Within the Macaca nemestrina isolate mMacNem1 chromosome 5, mMacNem.hap1, whole genome shotgun sequence genome, the region CCAGGCCTGGTCAGATGGAAATCTGTTTCCTGCCTGAATTTGGCATTAGCTCAGCTGATAATGCATTTACCCTCAGAACAGGTGTCAAAGAAGTGGCAAGGAAATACAATTACATTTCCAGCTTCTTCATTGAGACTGGATTTTGTAATTCAGGGATTTTGTCTCATAGTCTCTGGGATGTCGATAGGAAGAAGAACATGTTTTGCAGCACTTCTGGAACTGAGCAGCTGACGATCACTGGGAAAAAATGGTTGGCAGGACTCTTGAAGCACTCTGCCGCACTCAGCTGCCTGATGGCGCCTACTGTTAGCTGCCGAAAGCGTTATTCCAAGGACAGTAAAGACCTGAAGGACAGTGTGCCTACAACGTGGGGATACAATGACAACAGCTGTATATTTAATATCAAGTGTCATGGAGAGAAAGGCACCCGGATAGAAAATAAGCTAGGCTCAGCAACAGCAAACCCTTACTTGGTGCTGGCTGCAACTGTTGCTGCAGGCTTAGATGGACTTCATAGCAGTAATGAGGTCTTGGCTGGTCCAGATGAGAGCACAGACTTTTACCAAGCGGAAACTTCTGAGATCCCTTTAAAACTGGAAGATGCCCTTGTGGCACTGGAAGAAGATCAATGTCTGAGGCAGGCTCTAGGAGAAACCTTTATTCGATATTTTGTTGCCATGAAGAAATATGAGTTGGAGAATGAAGAAATAGCTGCAGAGAGAAATAAATTCTTAgagtattttatttagaatagAACTCATAACTACTCCTTTAGAGATGTAATTGTTACTTAAAGCTAATCTACCAAAACAAAGACTGAACTTTTGTAATTAACAACAGTAACAATAACAAGACTAGGAatgcttttgacttttttttttttttcccctccatggAATATTTGACAGATGAAGTAGGACTGCTGAGAAGATTCTGAtaacagaaacaaacaacaaagttGTGGTGAAGTTACAATATGCAAACTTACCAGATCTTGTCAGTTAGTCATTTCCTATGTGTATGTTGACCTGGATAGGAATATCCAATTTTGGGGGGcaataaatatatttgcacattaaaaaaaaagacttaagcattagaaagcaaatttaaatgactaaaaaagaaaaaaaataaaaggaggaaaaatttTAATGGTACACATAGGTTATGACTTCCAGGGAGACAAATATACTAATATAGTCTTGCTAATCAAATAATATTGTGAATCTAGGTTGTGTGCATCATTATGGTCTTTCTAAACAAGTTAAATAAACTTTTGCCAAAATAATGACaggtaggcagttttcccctaaGTCACTTCTCTTTTCACGCTTTTCCACTAGCTCCTGAAAAGCTTATGAATTTCAAGGTTATAATGTCCTCAAGAAACAAATCCCTAAGGAATAGAATTGGAGCTGGGAACAACGAGGTCAGATTTTAAAAGTAGTTAAAGCCTTTCTTTAAACAATGCCTCGTATA harbors:
- the LOC105479515 gene encoding lengsin isoform X2; this encodes MRDSSQILAPPQLSSRMKHIRQAMAKNRLQFVRFEATDLHGVSRSKTIPAHFFQEKVSHGVCMPRGYLEVIPNPKDSEMNRIRATCFNSDIVLMPEISTFRVLPWADRTARVICDTFTVTGEPLLTSPRYIAKRQLSQLQASGFSLLSAFICDFCIFGVPEFLNSKTISFPASTFLNNHDQPFMQELVDGLYHTGANVESFSSSTRPGQMEICFLPEFGISSADNAFTLRTGVKEVARKYNYISSFFIETGFCNSGILSHSLWDVDRKKNMFCSTSGTEQLTITGKKWLAGLLKHSAALSCLMAPTVSCRKRYSKDSKDLKDSVPTTWGYNDNSCIFNIKCHGEKGTRIENKLGSATANPYLVLAATVAAGLDGLHSSNEVLAGPDESTDFYQAETSEIPLKLEDALVALEEDQCLRQALGETFIRYFVAMKKYELENEEIAAERNKFLEYFI